The following are from one region of the Candidatus Obscuribacterales bacterium genome:
- a CDS encoding NUDIX domain-containing protein — protein sequence MPISEYLAGVRKHVGHALLLMPGVAGVIRNDKGEILMQRRADDGWWGLPAGSVDPGEKPAQALAREVYEETGLRVRPTKLIGLFGGADGFRHTYPSGDVVEYMVAVFTCEIVGGTLQINDDESLELKFFAQADLPPTKKNFPSEIFNSDSCPQTIFQWDETWLQF from the coding sequence GTGCCGATATCTGAATATTTAGCGGGCGTTCGGAAGCATGTTGGGCATGCGCTTTTATTGATGCCGGGAGTAGCCGGCGTCATTCGCAATGACAAAGGTGAAATATTGATGCAGCGTCGCGCAGACGACGGCTGGTGGGGTTTGCCTGCGGGCAGCGTCGATCCTGGAGAAAAGCCGGCTCAAGCATTGGCACGCGAGGTCTATGAAGAAACGGGCTTGCGTGTTCGTCCAACGAAATTAATCGGGCTGTTTGGTGGTGCCGATGGCTTCAGGCATACATATCCGAGCGGTGATGTTGTTGAATACATGGTGGCTGTCTTTACTTGTGAAATCGTTGGTGGCACTTTGCAGATCAATGATGATGAAAGTTTGGAGTTAAAGTTTTTTGCACAGGCTGATTTGCCACCAACAAAAAAGAACTTTCCATCTGAGATTTTCAATTCAGACAGCTGTCCTCAGACGATATTTCAATGGGACGAAACTTGGCTGCAATTTTAG
- a CDS encoding S8 family serine peptidase, with product MFETLNHLLHDLLHIPDAQESHQKLLDDAGHRLERRDHIIHFGKSGDRIPDEFIVVIDSKYDPSLVLKDLGLDKLSANSNRHLKIYRHALNGFACRLTAEEKQLLRHDPRIRYMEANQVIKLNKNEQSTWTTQDDEQPPQIIPPGIARIGKTFSGPPHDKDVDIAIIDTGIEKNHPDLNVYRDVTFVERTTSGNDDQGHGTRCAGIAAAKNNEIGTAGVAEGARLWAVKVVDATGSGTVADVISGIDYVTEQVDEIEATNLSLGLKKEHKAFAEAINNSVEKGMCFGVAAGNNKEATYTWTPANLPSVLTVTSYCASGERRGKGPKETCAYDPTDTFATDFSNHDPKIKGNPDIGVEITAPGSCIYSTELGQRYGTGSGTSFSAPAATAALALIRGKHPDWKPREIYAEIIRTGKPQDDPEWGITGDPDDMREKLLHVDE from the coding sequence ATGTTTGAAACGCTGAACCACCTATTGCACGATCTGCTCCACATACCGGATGCACAAGAAAGTCATCAAAAATTGCTTGATGACGCTGGGCATCGCTTGGAGAGGCGCGATCATATAATTCACTTCGGCAAGAGCGGTGACAGAATACCCGATGAATTCATTGTAGTCATCGATTCAAAATACGACCCCAGTTTAGTATTGAAAGACCTTGGTCTGGACAAATTGTCAGCCAACAGCAACCGTCATTTGAAAATTTATCGTCATGCCTTAAATGGCTTCGCCTGCCGTCTTACAGCAGAAGAGAAGCAATTGTTGAGGCATGATCCACGCATTCGCTACATGGAAGCGAACCAAGTAATTAAGTTAAACAAGAACGAACAATCTACTTGGACGACTCAAGATGACGAACAACCGCCACAAATAATTCCTCCAGGTATTGCTCGAATCGGCAAAACATTCAGCGGTCCGCCACACGACAAAGACGTCGACATCGCCATCATCGACACCGGCATTGAAAAGAATCATCCAGACTTAAATGTTTATAGAGATGTCACATTTGTTGAACGCACAACTAGTGGTAATGATGATCAAGGGCACGGCACTCGTTGCGCCGGAATTGCCGCAGCAAAAAATAACGAGATAGGCACAGCCGGTGTAGCCGAAGGCGCGCGATTGTGGGCAGTGAAAGTTGTCGATGCTACGGGTTCCGGAACGGTCGCCGATGTAATTTCCGGTATCGACTATGTAACCGAGCAAGTTGACGAAATTGAAGCGACAAACTTGAGTTTAGGTCTAAAGAAAGAGCACAAGGCATTTGCCGAAGCAATTAACAACTCTGTAGAAAAAGGCATGTGTTTCGGAGTTGCAGCCGGCAACAATAAGGAAGCAACCTATACCTGGACACCAGCTAATTTGCCGTCCGTATTGACGGTAACTTCCTACTGCGCCAGTGGTGAAAGACGCGGCAAAGGTCCGAAGGAAACCTGCGCGTACGATCCAACCGACACATTTGCCACAGACTTCTCTAATCACGATCCAAAAATTAAAGGCAATCCCGATATTGGTGTTGAGATAACAGCGCCAGGAAGTTGCATCTATTCAACAGAGCTCGGTCAAAGATACGGCACCGGAAGCGGCACCTCATTCTCAGCACCGGCAGCGACCGCTGCATTGGCATTAATTCGCGGCAAGCATCCTGATTGGAAACCCAGAGAGATCTATGCCGAAATCATACGAACAGGAAAGCCTCAAGATGACCCCGAATGGGGCATTACAGGTGATCCTGACGACATGCGCGAAAAATTATTGCATGTAGACGAATAA
- the recQ gene encoding DNA helicase RecQ produces MTAPPTTELRDAIAHHWGIHELRPLQEPAMQAVLAGRDSLVVMPTGGGKSLCYQAPAILREGLTVVVSPLIALMKDQVDGLISCGINAVQYDSSKSLQDRLAHEQEIRQGKVRLLFVSPERLAQPGFISLLESVTVNAFAIDEAHCVSHWGHDFRPEYRQLKGLQYHFPNASFHAYTATATEQVRQDIIEQLGLRNPAILIGDFDRPNLTYRVLPRFGSVTEQALSVINRHQEEGGIIYCLRRADVDSLCQSLKEEGVKALPYHAGMDGTDRAKTQEAFIEERCDVVVATVAFGMGIDRSNVRYVLHTAMPKSLEHYQQEAGRAGRDGLPAECVLLHSGSDFFSWKSMIEKSASESGMDSIYLQNAIKHLNSMDNYCRIANCRHGMLVKYFGQDFEKKNCNSCDICLGETVAVENATEVAQKILSCVARLNERFGVGYVISILRGENLKSIREKGHETLSTYGLLKGHSPDELRDWIYQLIFQDALAQEEKANLEGRTFSILRLTRTSWEVMRGNTSVNLSKSTVERKSSAKQKKEKGSLSSSGPDQQLFEVLRQLRRQLADERNVPPYIVFSDATLHELVRIKPKTLSQMRSIYGIGDNKLQQYGRQFMDAITNNG; encoded by the coding sequence ATGACCGCACCGCCGACAACAGAGCTGCGCGATGCAATTGCCCATCACTGGGGAATTCATGAATTACGCCCCCTTCAGGAGCCGGCAATGCAGGCTGTCTTGGCAGGCAGGGACTCACTTGTCGTGATGCCAACAGGTGGCGGCAAGTCACTCTGCTATCAGGCGCCGGCAATCTTGCGCGAAGGACTTACCGTAGTTGTTTCACCACTTATAGCCCTCATGAAAGACCAGGTAGACGGTCTTATTTCATGCGGCATCAATGCCGTGCAATATGACAGCTCAAAGTCATTACAAGATCGCCTTGCACACGAGCAAGAAATTCGCCAGGGAAAAGTGCGCCTGCTTTTCGTATCACCGGAGCGGCTCGCGCAACCAGGATTTATAAGCTTGCTTGAATCCGTGACAGTAAATGCATTTGCAATCGATGAAGCGCACTGCGTAAGTCACTGGGGTCACGACTTTCGTCCGGAATACCGACAGCTAAAGGGACTGCAATACCATTTCCCTAACGCATCCTTCCATGCTTACACGGCAACTGCAACCGAGCAAGTGCGCCAAGATATTATCGAGCAGTTAGGCTTGCGCAACCCGGCAATTCTCATTGGTGATTTCGACAGACCAAATCTTACCTACAGAGTATTACCAAGATTTGGTTCTGTAACAGAACAGGCTTTGTCAGTCATCAATCGCCATCAAGAAGAAGGCGGCATTATTTACTGCCTAAGACGAGCGGACGTTGACAGTTTGTGCCAATCACTGAAAGAGGAAGGCGTAAAAGCTCTACCCTATCACGCCGGCATGGACGGGACTGATAGAGCCAAAACGCAAGAAGCTTTTATTGAGGAACGTTGCGACGTCGTTGTGGCAACGGTTGCCTTTGGCATGGGAATTGATCGCTCCAATGTGCGATATGTACTTCACACAGCCATGCCCAAATCTCTGGAACATTACCAACAGGAAGCAGGACGCGCCGGACGTGACGGCTTACCGGCTGAATGTGTTCTTCTCCATTCAGGAAGTGATTTCTTCTCCTGGAAATCCATGATTGAAAAATCCGCCTCTGAATCCGGCATGGACTCAATCTACTTGCAGAATGCAATTAAGCATCTAAACTCGATGGACAATTACTGCCGAATTGCCAATTGCCGTCACGGAATGCTCGTTAAGTATTTTGGACAAGATTTCGAAAAGAAGAATTGTAATTCTTGCGACATCTGCCTTGGTGAAACAGTTGCCGTAGAGAACGCGACCGAAGTAGCACAAAAGATCCTTTCGTGCGTTGCCAGGCTTAATGAGCGCTTCGGCGTAGGCTATGTAATTTCGATTCTGCGTGGCGAGAATTTGAAATCAATTCGCGAGAAAGGTCACGAAACACTCAGTACTTATGGTCTTCTAAAAGGTCACAGCCCGGATGAACTGCGTGACTGGATCTATCAACTTATCTTTCAAGATGCTCTTGCTCAAGAAGAAAAAGCAAACCTTGAAGGACGTACATTCAGTATTCTGCGCTTAACAAGAACTTCCTGGGAAGTTATGCGCGGCAATACGTCCGTCAACTTATCCAAATCAACAGTCGAGCGCAAATCGTCTGCAAAACAGAAGAAGGAAAAAGGCAGTCTTTCTTCAAGCGGACCAGATCAACAACTTTTCGAAGTATTACGCCAACTTCGTCGTCAGTTAGCAGACGAGCGCAATGTTCCTCCATATATCGTATTCAGCGATGCTACACTGCATGAGCTTGTGCGCATAAAGCCGAAGACCCTTTCGCAGATGCGCAGCATCTACGGTATAGGCGACAACAAACTTCAGCAATACGGCCGACAATTCATGGATGCAATCACAAATAATGGCTAG